The window CACCCAGTACCAGCACCACGTCGGCCTGGCCGAACTCGGAGTTGATGTCTTCCATCTCGAACACCTGGTCGTAAGGCACTTCGGCCTCGGCCAGCAATACGTTCATGTGCCCGGGCATACGACCAGCCACTGGGTGGATCGCATATTTGACGGTCACGCCGTGATGGGTCAGCTTCTCGGTCAGCTCTTTCAGCGCGTGCTGCGCCCGTGCCACCGCCAGGCCATAGCCCGGCACGATGATCACGGTATCGGCGTTGGTCAGCAGGAAGGTGGCGTCGTCAGCCGAGCCGGATTTCACCGGACGGGCTTCTTTGGAGCCTGCCGGGCCAGCGGCATCCGCCGTGTTGCCGAAACCGCCGAGCAGCACGTTGAAGAACGAACGGTTCATCGCCTTGCACATGATGTACGAGAGGATCGCACCGCTGGAACCCACCAGGGAGCCGGCGATGATCAGCATCGAGTTGTTCAGCGAGAAGCCGATACCCGCTGCAGCCCAGCCGGAATAGCTGTTGAGCATCGACACTACCACCGGCATGTCGGCACCGCCGATCGGGATGATGATCAGCACGCCCAGCACAAACGCCAGGGCCAGCATCAGGGCGAATGCCCCGAGGTTGCCGGTGAACATGAACATCAGGCCCAGACCCAGTGTTGCCAGGCCCAGGATCAGGTTGAGCTTGTGCTGGCCGCCAAACTGTACCGGTGCGCCCTGGAACAGGCGGAACTTGTACTTGCCCGACAGCTTGCCGAAGGCGATCACCGAACCGGAGAAGGTGATTGCACCGATGGCGGCGCCAAGGAACAGCTCCAGACGGTTACCGGCCGGAATTGAATCCCCTAGTTGCTTGACGATGCCCAGGGACTGCGGTTCGACCACGGCGGCGATGGCGATAAATACCGCGGCCAGGCCGATCATGCTGTGCATGAACGCCACCAGCTCGGGCATCTTGGTCATCTCGACGCGCTTGGCCATGATCGACCCGGCAGTGCCGCCGACCAGTAGACCGACGATCACATAGCCGATGCCTGCGGTAGCCAGCTCGGCGCCCAACTTATAGATGAGACCCACGGTAGTGAGCACCGCCAGCGCCATGCCGAGCATGCCGAACAGGTTGCCTCGGCGAGATGTAGTGGGGTGCGACAGGCCTTTGAGGGCCTGGATGAAGCAGATCGACGCGATCAGGTAGAGCGTCGTTACCAGGTTCATGCTCATTACTTGGGCGCCTCTTCTTTTACGGCTTTCGGGGCTTTTTTCTTGAACATCTCAAGCATGCGGCGCGTCACCAGGAAGCCGCCGAACACGTTCACTGCGGCCAGGGCCACGGCGAGGGTGCCCATGGTCTTGCCCAGCGGGGTCACGGTCAGTGCGGCGGCAAGCATGGCGCCGACGATCA is drawn from Pseudomonas rhizophila and contains these coding sequences:
- a CDS encoding NAD(P)(+) transhydrogenase (Re/Si-specific) subunit beta yields the protein MSMNLVTTLYLIASICFIQALKGLSHPTTSRRGNLFGMLGMALAVLTTVGLIYKLGAELATAGIGYVIVGLLVGGTAGSIMAKRVEMTKMPELVAFMHSMIGLAAVFIAIAAVVEPQSLGIVKQLGDSIPAGNRLELFLGAAIGAITFSGSVIAFGKLSGKYKFRLFQGAPVQFGGQHKLNLILGLATLGLGLMFMFTGNLGAFALMLALAFVLGVLIIIPIGGADMPVVVSMLNSYSGWAAAGIGFSLNNSMLIIAGSLVGSSGAILSYIMCKAMNRSFFNVLLGGFGNTADAAGPAGSKEARPVKSGSADDATFLLTNADTVIIVPGYGLAVARAQHALKELTEKLTHHGVTVKYAIHPVAGRMPGHMNVLLAEAEVPYDQVFEMEDINSEFGQADVVLVLGANDVVNPAAKNDPKSPIAGMPILEAFKAKTIIVNKRSMASGYAGLDNELFYLDKTMMVFGDAKKVIEDMVKAVE
- a CDS encoding NAD(P) transhydrogenase subunit alpha, producing the protein MEELISPGIYNLIIFVLAIYVGYHVVWNVTPALHTPLMAVTNAISAIVIVGAMLAAALTVTPLGKTMGTLAVALAAVNVFGGFLVTRRMLEMFKKKAPKAVKEEAPK